In Phaseolus vulgaris cultivar G19833 chromosome 10, P. vulgaris v2.0, whole genome shotgun sequence, a single genomic region encodes these proteins:
- the LOC137817855 gene encoding uncharacterized mitochondrial protein AtMg00810-like: MENYKEALTPMPTNCYMDADTTGVVVDQTNYRGLIGSLLYLTASRPNIMFVVCLCARFQSNRNESHLKAAKRILKYLKGTSIVGLWYPSHSPIQLIGYFDSDFAGCKLDRKSTSGTCHLLGSSLISWHNKKQACVALSIAEAEYIVVGSYCA; encoded by the coding sequence atggagaattaCAAAGAAGCCTTAACACCAATGCCTACCAATTGTTATATGGATGCTGATACAACTGGAGTTGTTGTAGATCAAACAAATTATAGAGGGTTAATAGGATCCTTGCTTTACCTTACAGCTAGTAGGCCAAACATAATGTTTGTTGTGTGCCTTTGCGCTAGATTCCAGTCAAACCGAAATGAATCACATCTCAAAGCTGCCAAAAGGATTCTAAAGTATTTGAAGGGAACATCTATTGTTGGGCTATGGTATCCCTCTCATTCCCCTATACAACTTATTGGGTATTttgattctgactttgcaggttgcaagctagataggaagAGTACTAGTGGAacttgtcatcttcttggctcaagTTTGATATCATGGCATaacaagaagcaagcatgtgtagcCCTTTCCATTGCTGAAGCAGAGTATATAGTTGTAGGGAGCTACTGTGCTTAG